CAGGGAAGCTCTCTGAAGTCTGAGCATCACACGTCTTGTTTGTGCGTTTTAAAATTCATAACAAGCGGCGGGTACAATTAAGACTGCTCTAAACAATGCTTTCCCGCGGGACTACAGACACTGATGGGTAGCAAGAATGGCGGAGCTTTTACCAGACTCCGAGATTGCAGTTAGATAATAAGGTTAGATACTGAGATTATGATTCGTGTCAGGTATTTGCAGAAAATAGCTTTTATCtacctaaataatataaaaaacctAAGTTCAATCTATAATACTGCTCTGCTAAGCCAAacagcgctatctcaaaagaaaatcatCATCAAAAGAAATTCATTGCtaacttatactttagtttctattattgagaattccattttcaaaatcatttgtttttgagatagcgctattcggcttaggagggcagaataGAGAAAATGACTATAGCAAAACTATAGTAAACGAACAGTACAATATTATCTAGTTAAAGAAATAGCGCCCTGTACTTCGCCTATCAAAACCCtaaaaagcttttatttaatgttAGTAAATATTATTAACCCTCTACGGACAGAATTGTCGCTTTCAATTATTTTATCTGTATGTTGTAAGtagttaataaatataaattacctaGTTGCTGGATTAAATCGAAGCGTTGTAATGTTGGCAGCGGTGCTTACTGTGTGCATATCCTGTGTCTGTCTGACCGTCTGTGTGCGCAGTAAAATCGCCTGCGACTAATGAATGTAACGCTTCAGATTCACCGCAAATATACTAGTCTATACATAGATAGTCTGCTGGTAGGTACAAATATTAGAGAAGAATGAAGATATATTTAAATGTCGTATAACGTTAGCAAATATGATAGAATATTAAAGTGGACTGAATAGGTCGCGTGGGAGGGACAGATGGCTTTTCCATCAAGGGTCTGCTAGCATACGTGACAAGCATTGATATTTTGTGCCCATTCTATTCACTTTCATGCGTGTGTGCATTAGGTATGCCAAACGACGCTTAAGATTATTTAGGATTCTCGAGATGATCTAATGACAAATGCAAATGTCCCCATCTGGATATTATTATCTTCATCTGAAGATTTACCGAAGCTGGAGTGATATGATTGAATGTGTGTGATTGTACAGTTAACTACAAAGAGTTGTATCTATTTTTTCACTTTATTCCAATGCATTATGGTGAAAAGGTGGATAGGTAAAGTTTCTATGTAGTTAACTGTACTTAGTAGTACAAGTATCAAAAGTGCGATCAAAATCGGAGTTATGAAGTGTCATGTCATGACGTATTTAATTCAgaaataatataggtacgagtatgtgATCGCGTAAATTATTTGCCTTTGTATGTTCCAAGATATAATCACAATTACCCACGATATCCACTGAATGCAGCTTTTCGTATTTTCCAGTCCGCTTTACGTTTCGGTTCATTCAAACGGCCGTTAGCGTCAGCGGCCGCTATGAAGCTCAAAAGAGGTTTAAAGCGTAAGcgacattataaataaatctgtAGATGTGATTTATCATTGTTTAACTTTATGCGGTATTGGGTTAGTTTTATACCGAAAtactaaaaatacataaataattgtgcaacaaaTTTTATTAACAACAATACAAAAATAGTAACAATGGACACggtaaataatagatacatttataataACCTACATTCAAATTTTACAAGTTCGGTAGACTGCACAGTGTCAGCAAACATTCTAGGTATTGTAAACTTTTATAAAATATAGGTTTGCTACATTTAAAAGACTCGACGACTTCACTATCTGCCTTTATACTTTGAGCCAGCTAGGGCCTGCAAAGTGAAGAACTGTTTTAGTGCGTTGAAAATCCTCGCGTAGTACTTTGCTGAACTGACTGAGGTGTCAGATTTGATTTTTCTGCATTTTACTTTTCTGCCGCCTGAAAGCGTAAAGCTTAATGCTTATACgttcgaaaaaaaaaagaaaaataatggaTTGCAAGCGGTAAATCGATATTTACATGTTCTTACCATCTCGTATCGCATCTCGTCGTTGATTCGCTCGCACAGATCGGTCGGGATGTCGGACTCGGAGACGTCTTGAAGCACGTATTTCAGCTGGGACGTCCTGAAGACAAGAGAATatctataaactgaaatagatatcatACATGATAGAAAAAGGGACCAAGTTTACCGGTGGCTCCGGAGGGAATCGAACCTACGTCTTCAGTTTAGATACGCGGCTAACGGCGTCCACCCGGCCACGGCTGTACCCGTCCCAAATTCATTGATTATACTATAGAGACAGTCAAGTGGGTGAATTATTGTATTAGAATTCGAGTACAAACGTATTTGATAGCGTCCACTGTCTTACTCCAGAGAAAAGAAGTCGCCAACCCCCATACAACGCCGCGAAAACCGTCAATGACGAGGTAacgttaaatattatttaatatctttttaaccgacttccaaatctcaaagaaggaggttatcaattcggttgtatgtttttttttattttttttatgtttgttactccataactccgtcattactggaccgattttgaaaattctttatttgattgaatgtatatgcatacagattggtcccgtttttgtcaaaacccagttctgatgatgggatccatgaggaatcgagggaactcctcaaatcttaaagacatacacatagtgatttttggttttttatcaacgaatcaagcatatacatccaaaaaagtgacatttgatgaagtggaactgctgatgatgatcagaacggaactcttcaacgacacatagttcacggttggcgatttgtcctcttcgttatgtttattaagcaagttaagtttttaagccacatttttgtcaagctcgagttctgatgatgggatccatgaggaatcaagggaactcctcaaatcttaaaggcatatgcgtatagagatttttgtatttagatcagaaaatcaagcattttcattaaattgagtatttttgtaactttaatttcatTTCAACTTTGAAATTCCATTTAGTTTTAGTACTACTTATGTAAGTTGTATGGTTATATATTCTTATTAAGGAAACTGTAGGTCTATAAGTCTAATAACCCtttattgtaataatttattactataagagactgtttgtttctaaataaagaaataaataaaataaaataaattaaaaactgtcgcatttgatgaagtggaactgctgatgatgatcagaacagagctcttcaacgacgcatagttcacgtttggcgatttttcctcttcgttatgttcgttaagcaagttaagtttttaagccacacttttgtcaagctcgagttctgatgatgggatccataaggaatcgagggaactcctcaaatcttaaaggcatacgtatagaattttctgtattttcatcataaaatcaagcatttacattaaaaactgtcgcatttgatgaagtggaactgctgatggtgaccagaacagaactcttcaacgacgcatggtacacgtctggtaataacgaatttcgattttgacttggactgggacccggactcggactcatacccggatccggttcggacccagacctggactcggatccggattcggacccggacttggacccggactcggatccggactcggacccggtctcggacccagacacggacccggactcggacccggactcggacccggactcggacccgggctcggacccggaccttggcccggaaaaccactatgataccttaactaaataaaccactatgattacctaccataaaatgtaggtataaagtatgatgatgccaatcttactaacccctcccgcttaaacccccgtacaccgcaccgcatgcgccattaagtgggttaggttaggtttgaactgcgatcctcacagaaccgaacaagggttaggttaggttgaaactgcgagccttacagaaacagaatgctacttgaaaagtgggtttgattaggttcgaactgcgatcctcacagaaccgaactgctatctgctatctctacacgatgggccaacgccggccactccaagggacgcatttatgcgttagagggagcaagtaataatgctatctcattctaccgcaaggctgcgtcccttggagtggccggcgttggcccatcctgtagaggagccattacagaagcgaaatgctagtagaaaagtgggtggttttacctccgtttctacatagtgtactatctacaataatctttcaccggcccccaaagaagtcggtttttttttcttaaaaattattatttacgtaATATATGTCAATTTTGAACAATTACAATTTAAACTCTGTTTACGGTAAAAAATTACCCATTTTTTAAGTTCATTTATAAAAGTTATGAATATAAATTACACCTATCGAAGTATCGGTAAAGGTTAAaagctatcatcatcatcatcgagtAGCATCGTGTGAGCTACTCGAAATGTTCTGCCGTTCTGTTTTGAGCAGTGGACGCTGGGCGCACGCAGCGCattagttaggtaggtacgtcCTCAGATCTCTTACTTTTCAGATGGAGCATGtaaaaattttagacccagtagttccggagataaaggggggaataaGGGAATGGTAatatttttggctattttcttaaataacttcaaacctatgtattttaaaattacaaaaaaaaaacatgtgcatctttgggtcactaatttacatatgtgtaccataTTTCAACTTcattggtccagcagtttccgagaaaataggctgtgacagacggacagacagacagacgcacgagtgatcctatatgggttccgtttttgccttttgaggtacggaaccctaaaaataaggaTACAACTGAACTGTGTAGGGTGGTTGGTTGACATCGAAGCAAGGAGGACGATAAAAGGGCGTTCGTTTTACCGTAAAGGCAATAGTACATAATGCAGTCTGTGAGCGTGGGTAGTCTATGGTTCAATCAGACCGGTCATCAATCATATCCGTTATCACAGTTATATACGATTGCCAATGGACGGACGATTTTTATAAGTAAATGGGAATAAAATGAAATGGGCTGCGATTTCCGAGTTTGATACGGTGGGAAAATACAGGCAAATGGACAAttttataatatgtgtatatacTACTACCTACTAGTTATTCGCTGGTCGATACAGTAATTGAGTCAACTAGGTAATTGTTTATTGGTAACGTTAAGATACCTATAAGTTGTGCCTACAGTTCTGTCCGTGCGGTAGTCGGTCTCGCCTGCATGGTAGTTATTCGATCTGTCATTTTCCTTTCCTTTCTCAAGAGTGTCAAGAGTGTGGATCTCCGAAAGATACCCCATGTTCCCCAATACTCCCCCGGCTAGAGGTGCAGTCAGCTCAGGTACTTCTCCGAACACAGCTCGATGAGCACTGAGCGGACGGCCGTGCGTGTCCGGGATCGCGAATAAAGAAGAGACGTTTTCCTTTCCACATTGATTATCGTACATTGACCAGCCTGTTGCTATTATCATTAAGAGGAAGACAAGTTAAAGAATATgaatactatactgaactgtatGTAGATGAGCATGTAGGCGCTGGTGGCGCGACGGGCGAGATGCGGCGCGTCCTCTTTGCCCCCGAAGTTGTACTCGATGGCTTCCCGCTTGGTACAGCGGGACACCACTTCGTCTTCAAATTtgatactatactgaactgtatGTAGATATGTagatactatactgaactgtatGTAGATGAGCATGTAGGCGCTGGTGGCGCGGCGAGCGAGATGCGGCGCGTCCTCTTTGCCCCCGAAGTTGTACTCGATGGCTTCCCGCTTGGTGCAGCGGGACACCACGTCGTCGTCAAATTTGCACCACTGAAAAACAAAACCATATTTAGGTtcgggcatttttgccacggcttatgggagcctggggtccgctttgcAAATAACCCCTGTAGGCActattttttacgaaagcgactgccatctgaccttccaacccagaggcgACCTCCAGAttacacgctcttaccgctaggccaccagtgctCTACTAAAGTTTTACTATTCATTATTAATATATCTTCGTTTTTCTTGAAATTTTcgaattttttataaaatattatagtgttgaaattcaaatttactgCGTACGATAGATGCACGGTGCTCGTAGTTTTAAGCGGATATATGCTAGTTTATGAAGTTAAATCAGATCGGAAAAATAAATAGTATCTTGTACTGCTCAAGTATCTCGTTGAATTCAAACCTCAAATTAATAGGGAATACTTGTTATTTGCCTTATACCTTGCCCTTAGAGTTGTTGAAGACGACGCAGTGTCCGCCGTGGTTGTCACCCGAGTGCACGAGCACGGCGTGCAGCCTGTAGTCGGCCGGCCTCTTGAGTGCCTATTGTCTTCAAAACTTACCGCTATAGGCATAAGTTTCAGTTGACGTACCTTGCCGTCCCCCTTAGGGTTGATGAAGACGACGTAGTGCCCGCCGTGGTTGTCGCCCGAGTGCACGAGCACGGCGTGCAGCGTGTAGTGCGCCGGCGACGGCGGGGTCTCCTGCAGGTACGGGTCCAAGTTGATCTCCTCGTAGAAATCGAACCTGTTAACAttgtttatatataaataaacaaaaggcAAAATGTGGTGacgttaaaaaatataaaagttttatCTACCTactacttttattttttattatttgttcgCTAGGTTGGTAAATGACTATATAATAGGCAAAAATCGACCACAAATTTCTAATCTATATTTAAGGATTGCCGCTgtagtttaaattgtttataaatCTGAGGTGTGAGGACTGGTTTATTACCTGTGCGTCACGTGAAATCGTTAACCTTTTAATCGCCATAGAATtttccgtagcgaacgaaacgcaactgtcactatcgCACTAGTGGGGAAGACTACGATACGCTAAGGAGTtttaacgattggcacgttggctacgcgcccTCTTGTAAAACCCAAAGGACACAAAACGTTAGCGCAGACCTCTACGCTCATGCTAACATAGTTTTTAGTCTCTGCATATTTAGATTGTATTCAAATAAAGACGTAGCGCAAGACTGCCTAGATGGAAATTGAGGACAAcgaaggccgaccccaagtaaatgagAACAGGTCtagcaggaagaagaagaagcgtatttcattcattcattcatacatctcagccataagacgtccactgctgaacataggcctcccccttggacctccattcgtaccggttggaagcgacccgcagccagcgtcttccggcggccttaacaaggtcgtctgtctttcttgtgggtggacgtggAAGCGTATTTAGATTGTAGGTAATACAATACCTATCATTGAACTTGACGGAAGCGTCCGTAAGCGGGTCGTACTGGAAGCGCATGAGGTGCAGATGCAGCACGGGGGGAAACACGTCGAATCGCACCCCCTTCTCCGCCTCCTGCAGCCCGTGCTCGCCCGCGTCGTACTTGTTGTCGCCTTCGAGGAGTTCCGTGCTGATGTAGTCTTTGAACGATTCGTAGACTGGAAAAAGCAAATTACATAagccacataataaataatagtactaggtacagaaggttcactctctaataaaATGCGTCTATTACGACATATATGCccagccaaggttacaatcgctatcgcttcgacaacgaaaagcattatgtctagagagacataatgctttttgTTAGTGATAGagatcactcttccttattggtgcgacagtgacagttgcgtttcgatcgctacggagcgtaaagcgatcggcatcttggctacgcggccaggcgtCAGTTCCGTAGCGGTGTGCGGCAACTACTacgctagacaccaaaattggtgtgggaatCGCGGAATAAGTCACGCCTGCACAAGCCTGCAatttgtgtttttataaacTGTGTAAGGTGTAACTCAGGACTTGTACGATATTCTACAATATTCACACTTTCAGTGCTCTGTAGGTAGTTGGCCAGGGTAGGCGGTCATCGTTTAGCTACCTtgtacatgtacagtcagcagcagaagttgctaatcgGGCGAggtattctttttacaataaagtcgcgtcataATCCCTAATAaatgaacacctcgcccgcttaaaaactattgctgctgactacACGTATGTTAGAAAACTATTAGTGTCGTATCGATAGGGATAGAGCTACGGATCGAATATACACCGATAGTGGCGGGAAAGTAGTTTACCCAGGATGTTGTCTAAGACAACAGTCGGCAAGCAAAGTTTGCCTTTAGGGGACTTGAACACTTTTAACAAACACGCCCACTCACTTGACTAAGCACAAGCTAAACTATTCTGCTAAGCAGGCCAGTGGCAAGAAAATGCCAACGTTTATATTTAATAGGACACACCGCATGACCGGACgcaaaagtgaaaaaaaaaacaatcattttattttatatcacttaaattaataacatgttaattaattaagtaatcaTCTAAATCATGCCACTTGTTCGACCGAAACCAATAACATTACAAGTTCTGAACTTAGAGTAGTTTGAATTTCTAAACATTTCTCAAGATATTGCATTTCATGAAACTTACTGTTGCTCTTTCCCTTAACGCAAAGTTGAATGTCGTAGAAACTTTCGACGCGCGTGCTTGTGCAGTTGACGTTTTTGCATTTTATAAAAGACGTCATTTTTCCTTCAAATAATTTCGGTACGGTTCCCTCTACTACTGTCGTTTTCATCTTATTTTCTAACTTATCTAGTAATACCTGaaattttaaactgtttttaGATAAGGTAGGTATAACTTGTTAGGTACGCTTTTCCGACTTACAATAAATCAAGACTTTGCGAGGCAGGCATTCACTTCTGGACCCAAGTTGGTATCTTTCTCGGGCAAATTGTACTACTTGTGGTTATATTAATAGCTTTTTTAATACTACTCAAAATGCCACACTTTTTAGCTTAAAACTGCAATTGGAAATCGAAAGGATACATACCCG
The sequence above is a segment of the Cydia fagiglandana chromosome 9, ilCydFagi1.1, whole genome shotgun sequence genome. Coding sequences within it:
- the LOC134667352 gene encoding ubiquitin carboxyl-terminal hydrolase 7-like isoform X5; amino-acid sequence: MVRMTTTPDRQQQKALGVFLQCNGESDSPGWSCYGLGELKLLTYKPDKEHLCRKLHHMYHCKEDDWGFGHFISWKDLIDPDNGFVKDDSITIEAHVIAEAPHGVSWDSKKHTGYIGLKNQGATCYMNSLLQTLFFTNVLRKAVYQIPTTGDDSSCSVAFALQRVFYDLQFSDKPVATKKLTKSFGWETLDSFMQHDVQEFLRVLLDKLENKMKTTVVEGTVPKLFEGKMTSFIKCKNVNCTSTRVESFYDIQLCVKGKSNIYESFKDYISTELLEGDNKYDAGEHGLQEAEKGVRFDVFPPVLHLHLMRFQYDPLTDASVKFNDRFDFYEEINLDPYLQETPPSPAHYTLHAVLVHSGDNHGGHYVVFINPKGDGKWCKFDDDVVSRCTKREAIEYNFGGKEDAPHLARRATSAYMLIYIQTSQLKYVLQDVSESDIPTDLCERINDEMRYEMVRTCGRKVKCRKIKSDTSVSSAKYYARIFNALKQFFTLQALAGSKYKGR
- the LOC134667352 gene encoding ubiquitin carboxyl-terminal hydrolase 7-like isoform X1; translated protein: MIGTGSAENAAAEALSTTPVDKVQELETDLEANMKITVEDEDVARSEATFRYTITNISQLKEQVLSPPCFVRCLPWKILAMVRMTTTPDRQQQKALGVFLQCNGESDSPGWSCYGLGELKLLTYKPDKEHLCRKLHHMYHCKEDDWGFGHFISWKDLIDPDNGFVKDDSITIEAHVIAEAPHGVSWDSKKHTGYIGLKNQGATCYMNSLLQTLFFTNVLRKAVYQIPTTGDDSSCSVAFALQRVFYDLQFSDKPVATKKLTKSFGWETLDSFMQHDVQEFLRVLLDKLENKMKTTVVEGTVPKLFEGKMTSFIKCKNVNCTSTRVESFYDIQLCVKGKSNIYESFKDYISTELLEGDNKYDAGEHGLQEAEKGVRFDVFPPVLHLHLMRFQYDPLTDASVKFNDRFDFYEEINLDPYLQETPPSPAHYTLHAVLVHSGDNHGGHYVVFINPKGDGKWCKFDDDVVSRCTKREAIEYNFGGKEDAPHLARRATSAYMLIYIQTSQLKYVLQDVSESDIPTDLCERINDEMRYEMVRTCGRKVKCRKIKSDTSVSSAKYYARIFNALKQFFTLQALAGSKYKGR
- the LOC134667352 gene encoding ubiquitin carboxyl-terminal hydrolase 7-like isoform X2; this encodes MIGTGSAENAAAEALSTTPVDKKITVEDEDVARSEATFRYTITNISQLKEQVLSPPCFVRCLPWKILAMVRMTTTPDRQQQKALGVFLQCNGESDSPGWSCYGLGELKLLTYKPDKEHLCRKLHHMYHCKEDDWGFGHFISWKDLIDPDNGFVKDDSITIEAHVIAEAPHGVSWDSKKHTGYIGLKNQGATCYMNSLLQTLFFTNVLRKAVYQIPTTGDDSSCSVAFALQRVFYDLQFSDKPVATKKLTKSFGWETLDSFMQHDVQEFLRVLLDKLENKMKTTVVEGTVPKLFEGKMTSFIKCKNVNCTSTRVESFYDIQLCVKGKSNIYESFKDYISTELLEGDNKYDAGEHGLQEAEKGVRFDVFPPVLHLHLMRFQYDPLTDASVKFNDRFDFYEEINLDPYLQETPPSPAHYTLHAVLVHSGDNHGGHYVVFINPKGDGKWCKFDDDVVSRCTKREAIEYNFGGKEDAPHLARRATSAYMLIYIQTSQLKYVLQDVSESDIPTDLCERINDEMRYEMVRTCGRKVKCRKIKSDTSVSSAKYYARIFNALKQFFTLQALAGSKYKGR